The Lactuca sativa cultivar Salinas chromosome 2, Lsat_Salinas_v11, whole genome shotgun sequence genome includes the window AAGATCTTACTATTAATGGCCTCTTTTCATTTTCATTACAAAATATTGTAGATTTTTAATCGAGTGACAATCAAATATATTTTTGGTTATAAATCTTTCAAGCATTTAATCTTAAAAGGAAAGTTacatatttttgttttatttgtttaatCGGGACAAAAacgacttaatgaattaagacaAAAAGAAAATCAAATGCAAAATAATTTGATTGTTGTATTTTAGGATAAGTTTCACCCCAACCATTCAGCACTGCAGTATGGCAACGGTAATTGGTTTATGCTTGAGGGTTAAACTCAAGGATTGTTTCCCTCCACATTTTAAGGTCAGAATTCACAACACAAAATTATTAATTTCTATCATTTtgtaatatatgatattatttacaTTACTTGTTATTCAtgaaatatttattaaatattacGTACAGGTAGACATCAAAGTAGCTCCTGGATCACATGCAGATGAAGCAGCAGGTAAAAAAgcttaattataattaattaatgacACGTGGAGTCGTGGTAATTAATATCAAAGTTtgttttggttttttattttttacagtTAACAAGCAGTTGAATGACAAGGAAAGGATTGTGGCTGCCATGGAGAACCCTAACCTTCGACACCTTGTTGACGAGTGCCTTCACTCAAGTGAGCTTTAGTCTGTTGTACAGTAAGCTTACTTTGTGGTACTATGGTAGTCCGTCTGTTTTTTTTGTATAATATTCTCTTTTTGGAAAAATCTTAGTAATATGATTATTTAATGATCATGTAATGTTGTGTCTGGTATTCAAAAAGAATGGGTCTTGTTCATGGTGACTTGTTTAtgtttaaactaatacaaaatcaAGGATAAACACTAATAATAGTATACTAACAACCGTGATACGATTTACAATGGGATACACAAGATAGGATCTCATGATCATGATCATCATCTATAGATTTGCATATCAAAAGTCGCTACATGAGGTCATGCATGGAGTGTACGTTGGAATTAAGGACTTCGACAAAACACAAAACAATATAATAAAGATGTGAATAACAATAAGAACACAAAGATTTAATGTGGTTTACTTGGTTAGATTGACAAGCCTTCGCTACTAACATTCTCTAACGATTCAATTTATGGTTGCGCTTTAGTCCTCGACAATAACCTCACTCTGAGGCTTCACCGATTTAGCAGCTTCACCAAGTTGCTCGCTCTCTGTCGAGGTCTTGCTATTGTAACTTTGCGCTCATGCTTTGCTATCAGTTGAACATAGTTCAATGGTGAAAGGATATATCAGTCTCCACAACTCAACAATTTCTTACTTGGAGGCTGTCATTCAATTTGTTGTCATCCAAGTTAAATATAGACAACATCTTTTTCTAGTTTGCACATTCACCTCAAGTCTTCAATAGACCGGTTGAAGCTATACATACCTTTAACTTCAATGTTGCCAGTGTCTTGGTAAACATGTTTGTTGGATTCTTTTCGTATCACATATTAGGGACGTAAATCGGTCTGGAACAGTCCGAACCGGACCAAAACCGGAAGAACCTAAAACCGGTTAAGGAGTGGATGAGAAACCGAGAACTGGGTTGAATCCATTAATCGGTTCTGATTTCGGTTCGGTTTTGGTTCTCAGATCTCATAGGAAATGTGCTATATAAGAAGGTATTCGGTACCGAAATTGATCCGAATTGGACATGAATTGAAAGaactgaaaataaaaaataagggaTTGGGGGAACCAGGAACTGAATCGAATACCACTAAATAATTCTAATCGGTTTTGGTTCCAGTTTAGTGTTGATCCGATTCGTTTTTTCGGTTAAAAGCCCATCGCTACCACATATCTTCTTTAGATTCAATGTATCTTGGATAATCAACTCTTTGATAAAATGTTACCTCAAATGAATGCGTTTTGTTTTGTTGTGAAACACATATTCTTTTCCAGGAGAATTGCACGCTAGTTATCACAATACATGACAAAGTCTTATTGTTTAATGCCTAACTCCGATAGAAAGTGAAAGATCTTGTATGTCCAGGagtcattataaaatgatattacTAATGACATATGATTCTATAGAGTCACACCTTATAGCAAATTACcactaattgattatttattaaagtaatttatattattaataaatatcaacacttgtatttaattggaaaaatattatttttgtgaaaataatattttaccaacATATTCAGAATTATTGTTTCTAAGAAATAATAACAAAGAGAACAAAACTAGCTTAATATACATAAGGTATGTATTTAAATGTTATGTACAATTTTTTGGTCTCTTTGAGTAACCATCAAGTTAACATATGTACCTAGCTAGTTGAATAAAGTAAAGAACTTTTCATTTTTGTCTCCCTTGACCTATATGAAATGATGGTGTTAGATATGCtttttgatttgtttattaccTCATAACATGCTTGTAAGAAAGCCCTATGATTTCATTATTATATGTATTAATTTTGTACTAAGTGTTGGTATAAAAGAAAGGTATTAGACAAGAGTTTTAGCTACTTGTTTTACTCACTTCTTTCTCCAAAATAAGGCTGCAATTTTTGGATTTGGCATGCTCTCCCTATCTTCTTCTTTCTTCCGTTTGGTGCTAGAAATGAAAATTACAAAGTTTCTTCTCTTTAAGCACTTATTTGGTATAAGTCTTAAAACTTAAGAACAACTTTATACAAGTGTTCACTAGCATATTTTGGTGGTTCAAATCTTACTTGGTGGATACATTATAGAGAACTTCTACTTGAAGTTTTAAagtcatcttcatcaacttcttAATTGCCAAAAGaaccaaagtcttcaaaggttgttatactttcttcttttttgtttatgtttaatctttctaagttcttgcaaaatgatcattggtgggaTAAAATGGTTTTAGTTTATTCAAAACATAAATGATTCTGTTGCTAATTACATCAAAATTTTGTCTATAATAAGACTATTTTGAATAAAATCTCAACAGAATGTTCTTCAACCAAATGAAATCCTTGTTAGCTCCTGTTATAGTAATATACCTTGCTTTGGTGGTTGAAAGAATCACACTCTTTTGTAATGTGGACATCTAGTTGAGGCATGTTCCCCAATTGTGAACTCATAACATGTTGTGTTACTCCTTGAATTTGCATAAGCCCTTAAGTCTATATCAACAGAGCCTTTTTGGACGCCCTTTTGCCCTTTGAAACATAAGCATGTGTTGAAAGTTCCTTTCAAGTAGTGTATCAACCATTTGACACTTTCCCAATGTGTAACGTCCCTAAATTATGaggtaaatttttcattttttttaattcaaccaaaacattAGTTATCTTTAAGTCAACATTCAATATCATTTTTTCTAAATATTTCAAAGTACTTTATAAGAAAACAactatcatagtacaatcccaaaatcatcaaaatgcagaaacatgggtggatgcgctgcgatcaagtcaGGCCCTTCCCGtttgaactggaagtacctgaaaccataaccataaaaatgGTAAGCACAGAGCTTAgaaatttccccaaaataccccataccatacataataatcacatactgggccctcACCCTtcatcaggcctcgcctggcatcgaaacccgcccgacatcgagcctcgctcggtatacagatatgTCAGTCATCAGGCCCCGTCCGGTATCGAGCCCCGCCTggtacatatataaacatatcaatATATAATAATATGAACACATGAGATAATCACAAAGACAATAGCATATAATACAGTCATCGAGCCCCGCCCGACATCCGACCTTTCCAGGTAAGCATTCcatcacataacacatgcaagagtcacacaaacatctagcatcttaacataataaaccatgggccgacattggtgccttcaacccgctaaacacagtaaggaaactcacctcggtcCGTTGATAATCAAATGACTGCTCGAACTTTTGAACTGAATAACCTCGCGccaactaacaataaatacaTAACTTAATTAATAATTCTCCCGAAACCTAAAACCTGAGCCCCACTCTAAAAACCAActtcctaaagggtaaaagaccaattTACCATTTTCTTACTTAGCCCAAAACCAAAGCCCATCCTAATTGCACaaaaagcccaatatggcccaacttcctaattgggcccaaaaactATCATGTGACCAATTCTAAGAAGGCCTATAGTCAAAACATGGCCCAAAATCAGAAGtccaatggcccaacaaggcccaaaataACCATTGTGgggagtacaccctgcatacCAGAGACGTACGCCTCACATACTCAGCAATGAAGCACAAGGTACAAGTGATTGATGCACAAAACACCCATTATGCTGAGCGTACTCCTATGTATGCCTAGCGTACCCATAAGAGACCAAAAATacatattaagctcttaatggttaagacaaTGACTTCCAAACTCAGATTTATTATTATCATAAACATTTATGATCTCGAAGAAAATGATTGAAACCGACAAAAGCTGGATACTTGGAGGACTGGAGCTGAAAAAGATAcaaaaaggatgttgttggacagcttgacctctcgtcagtattttgaccatatctcatgactaataactccgattgacgagattcaaaatgataTGAAAACTAGACAAAATACCAAACGACTTTCGTTTTTGTGCGAAATGATAATTCccagttctcacgacgtgagattgaTTCTTCTAGAAGATAGCTCCACGGAATGCAGTTTCTTTGCCGAACACGAATTCTACTGAGATCACGACGTGAGACATGATTTttggaaactatatatatatatatatatatatatatatatatatatatatatatatatatatatatatatacacctttGCTAATTCGAATTTGGGGGTTGGGTTAGACATATTCTGGAGAGATAaccgagtttggaggttagaAAAGTGCGAAAAACATCCTTTGGAAGGAGAGATTGTTTGAAGAtcgagaatttgaagattaaaaaACTACATTCAGTTTGCATTAATTTAATCATGTTAAtttcttatgaacttgtgtgtttACTTTCATATATGAGTAGCTAAATTAGTAGACTTTTGTTTAGTAGACTTGTGGATTTTGTGCAAGTTGAAGGGCCTACTCGACGAATTGGTTGGCCCAACTCGTCATGTAGGAGTTAATATGGACGCGCGCGTTAtgaagcctactcgtcgagttggagagctggactcgatgagttgagactgtttagagaaaaccctaattcttcagatttgcaccctatttaaatgacttTAACTCTTTACCCCGCCTCCCTCATCAGTCTATCAcgtccagagagaaaccctagtgagctagACCATATTTTGAGTGTGTGAAGCCAAAAATGCGCATTCTtggaagaaacttgaagagtgaagatgtcacacccccaaaccggaacgacgaaaatgtttgggggcggaggacgtcatgtaaagtatcacaacaacttaataataataatcaaagtacaacaaccatgtaTTGGTCAAGTATAAGTTATTACACATGTGTTCAAATCATTGTATATTGCCACCAAAAATGTATAACAAAGTTAAAAGACATGAGTCTAtgaagctccatcttctcaaaaactcaTAAATgtacctgtttactgatttcctaagaatacaagtagttttgaaaaaagtgtcaacaattaagttgataAGTTCACAAACATGTTTGTAACTGAAATATGTTTTCTGTTTCATTGAAATTTTAAGtatgttttcccagaaaatcctatattttctgttgtaataTGTTGTAGACAAACGTGTAATTGTTATTGTACTTTGAGGTGTTGTGGTTAGATTCGCTATATATATCCTTGCCTAATGCTAAACGAGCGGGTTTAGAAGCTATTATATACACAACTTGGTGGAGTATTTGGAAATATCGTATCACATTAGTCTTTCATTCTAAAAAAGTCTCGTAAATATAGTATTTTTTTTATAGTATCATAGTTGTTTCATTTAATCGGATTGTTTATAGATTTCATAAATCTAAAGTCAGATGGATTTCTTGGGTAGAGAAACCCAATTTTGACTATTAAGGGTGTGTTTGACATGGAGCGTTAAAGCTTTTAACCTCTTGTGTTTGACAAAACGCTTCGTTTTGAACAAAAAATATCGTTTGGACTACATGTTTTTAACGTTTAGTTTAAATAAAACGCTACAAATATAAAAGTAAGTTATCTCACGTGGCGTTTAACAAAATATTATCCGTTACCAGCTAGTTTTGCCGAAAACGTTCTAatataagttttatttttttattttattttctgtaTTCTTACTAGTTATAAAATATAGTCATTCCCAAAATAAATTACCATAAACATTTACTATTATCAAGACATACCTGCATTTCCTATGTTCAGCCTTGAAGGTCTTTATCATAAAACTCCCTCATCAAATGGCATGCTTTCATATGCCATGATACAGGATGTGCGTGTTATGGCCAACCGGGTGACCCACCTTATCCCTCGTCGAACACAAACAGGTCTTAACACTAATTTGATCGATAAACTAACTAAATATTATAATTCGTATGATTACAAGAGCTTGAGTATTCAACTAAGAAACTTTATTTATTAATGAGTAcacaaactttttttttgcacATCCAACCTGTAAAGTGTCAAGTTGCTtccaaataatatttttataaaatacaatATAAAAACATGTGACGTCTGAGTCATGTTGCCAAGTAATTCTGGGGTTTGAATTTTCAAAAGGTCAACTATTTATTCCCACTGAGCACGACCTCTAGAGAATGAGCAAATGGATGATTTGAAGAACAGGAGCTTCAGCTTTGATGGACGGAGGAGATCATTTTCTTCCGATAACAACAAATTCACTAGATCCGATAATTCCCACCTGAAATCAGAGCTAGGTTCTTCCCTCTCTTTCAGATTAACTTCCTACGTGAAGCTCTCGGATTCAATGCGGCTCTATGATGATGTCGCTGAATCTAGCAATAATTATGGCTGCCGGAAAAGGACCGGAGCATGGGCGTTTGTAGCTAAAATCTTCTGCTTGAAGAAAGCTGCAGGAGCTGGTTCTGATTCCTCCGATAGACGGCGGTCTTCGTCATGGCGACCTGATCCAAACCGTCGATGGCCTGTTCAAGGATGGTGATGGCCGGAATCGATATGAAGGCCGACGTCGACGTCGGAATCTGTAGGTTGTAGGTTACAAACCATTCTCATACTTGTTGAGTTTATTTAATCATTATTCGTAATAAATTATTAAAGTCTTGATGCAAATTCATCAAAAACTAGAACTTGAATTATGCAAGTATTATTATCCTAAAAAAATATCCAAACTtggaaggtttttttttttttttaggaaAATTACTTTTAACTTGTATTATTTTAGTTTGATCAGAAGAAAAAGGTTCGATATATCTTGGGTAAATAGAAAAGTTAGGACTTGATATTATTGTTTTTATGTTCGAGAAATTATCAACTAAGAAAATATAAAATCAACCACATGACCACAAGATTGGTGTAGTTCCACTATCGATGTGATAGGATATGTGGTCTAAGAACTAAGAAGTTTGTATAATTACAAACATCGTACAACAATGATCATTTTGTTTGACCAAAGGAGGGTTTGTTGGTTCTATTATGTCAACAGTTGGGAAGAAAACAACATTTCATTTTCAAGAAATGTTCTCTTTCTTTCCCCATTCGTTGCTACTTCAGTTTACTATTTAGATTTATATTCTACTTCATATCCTTAATTTAATACCTTTTAGTTATAAGAA containing:
- the LOC111902961 gene encoding protein AE7-like 1, whose protein sequence is MTLGLINANPIVREKKERITRTDAHLHCDDHEAVDPLDIYDFVRDIRDPEHPYSLEQLSVLSEESITVDEKLGRILISFTPTIQHCSMATVIGLCLRVKLKDCFPPHFKVDIKVAPGSHADEAAVNKQLNDKERIVAAMENPNLRHLVDECLHSSEL